The Labrenzia sp. CE80 genome window below encodes:
- a CDS encoding 4-hydroxy-3-methylbut-2-en-1-yl diphosphate synthase, with product MFVTLLERSLSLAMAHQGTLFRTGWAYILLLAALNFAIGSMLSPGAGFSTVSYMTEPVGEPNEGGLRLLAILANVLVGFSIAIAYVRRILIDAHDFPLTVSKRTLSVIINQIVLSLIGIVALIPLGIVASIIAAFTGGLGFLLFLAAPFISLMVVQKLSVVLPAAAVDDPLSLKESWSATRGLGWSMAFSALIMSLLAGCLIGLWYLTLTAVGALTAGEPIIEQIRSAVFPMGSILLTVWVFASLHATFYGLIRERFAARLGLTRQVYEQANTSRQSAKEKAEKALASVNRISRR from the coding sequence GTGTTTGTCACGCTGTTGGAGCGATCGTTGTCACTGGCCATGGCCCATCAGGGAACCCTGTTTCGAACCGGCTGGGCCTATATCCTCCTCCTGGCAGCGCTCAACTTTGCCATAGGCTCAATGCTGTCGCCCGGCGCCGGTTTTTCGACCGTATCCTACATGACCGAACCGGTCGGCGAGCCAAATGAGGGCGGCCTGCGCCTTCTCGCAATCCTTGCCAATGTTCTCGTCGGGTTTTCGATCGCAATTGCCTACGTGCGGCGAATTCTGATCGATGCGCACGACTTTCCGCTGACAGTCTCGAAGCGCACATTGTCCGTCATCATCAACCAGATTGTCCTGTCGCTGATCGGCATTGTCGCCCTGATCCCGCTTGGCATTGTCGCGTCCATCATCGCCGCGTTCACCGGTGGCCTCGGCTTTCTTCTGTTCCTGGCAGCGCCTTTCATCTCGCTCATGGTTGTCCAGAAGCTGTCGGTTGTGCTGCCGGCGGCAGCCGTGGATGATCCCTTGTCTTTGAAGGAGAGCTGGAGCGCCACACGCGGACTTGGGTGGTCCATGGCATTCTCGGCCCTGATCATGAGCCTCCTGGCGGGCTGCCTGATCGGCCTCTGGTACCTGACCTTGACGGCCGTGGGCGCATTGACCGCCGGAGAACCCATAATCGAACAGATACGCTCTGCCGTCTTCCCCATGGGCTCCATACTGCTGACGGTCTGGGTCTTCGCCAGTCTCCACGCCACATTCTACGGTCTGATCCGTGAACGGTTCGCTGCACGCCTCGGCTTGACACGCCAGGTCTATGAACAGGCCAACACAAGCCGTCAGTCCGCCAAGGAGAAGGCAGAAAAGGCGCTTGCATCAGTCAACCGGATCAGTCGGCGTTGA
- a CDS encoding 3-hydroxybutyrate dehydrogenase, whose translation MLANKTAVVTGSTSGIGLACARAFAEEGANVVINGLGDADEIEATRAAIENDFGVRCIYSAANMLKPDEIATMIQNAENELGSVDILVNNAGIQHVSPVDEFPIDRWDAIIAINLTSAFHSTRAALPGMKKRGWGRIINTASAHALVASPYKAAYVAAKHGIAGLTKTVALEVAEQGITVNAICPAYVWTPLVEKQIPDTAKARGITEEEVKRDVLLKAQPTKQFVTVEQVAGFAVFLCTDTASSITGSILPIDAGWTAQ comes from the coding sequence ATGCTTGCGAACAAAACAGCTGTTGTCACCGGATCCACATCCGGAATTGGACTGGCCTGCGCCCGCGCCTTCGCCGAAGAGGGCGCCAATGTCGTGATCAACGGCCTTGGCGATGCAGATGAGATTGAAGCGACCCGCGCCGCCATCGAAAACGACTTCGGCGTTCGCTGCATCTATTCAGCAGCCAACATGCTCAAGCCCGACGAAATTGCGACCATGATCCAGAACGCCGAGAACGAACTCGGCTCGGTCGACATCCTGGTCAACAACGCCGGCATCCAGCATGTTTCGCCGGTCGATGAGTTTCCCATCGACAGATGGGACGCAATCATCGCAATCAACCTGACCTCTGCATTCCACTCCACACGCGCCGCCCTCCCCGGCATGAAAAAGCGTGGCTGGGGCCGGATCATCAACACCGCCTCCGCTCACGCTCTTGTCGCCTCGCCCTACAAGGCCGCCTATGTTGCCGCCAAGCACGGTATTGCGGGTCTCACCAAGACCGTCGCGCTCGAAGTCGCGGAACAGGGCATCACGGTCAATGCGATCTGTCCGGCATACGTCTGGACTCCCCTCGTGGAAAAACAGATCCCCGACACGGCCAAGGCACGCGGCATCACCGAAGAAGAGGTCAAGCGGGACGTTCTCCTGAAAGCCCAGCCGACCAAGCAATTCGTGACAGTTGAGCAGGTCGCCGGCTTTGCGGTCTTCCTGTGCACCGACACGGCGTCTTCCATCACAGGATCTATCCTGCCGATCGACGCGGGCTGGACTGCGCAGTAG
- a CDS encoding patatin-like phospholipase family protein — protein sequence MASPAPKRINLALQGGGAHGAFTWGVLDWLLEDNRFHIDGLTGTSAGAMNAVVLASGFQENGAEGAREKLDQFWWEVSQQAFLSPIKRSPIDVAMGQWSLDFSPSYLAFDLMSRFSSPYEFNPLNINPLRDVVDRVVDFDRVHQCQGLRLFVAATNVYSGKIRVFSERDVNLDAVMASACLPHLFQAVEIDGEPYWDGGYMGNPPLYPLFYNTGTPDIVLIQINPVERRETPKTAREILNRVNEITFNSTLLRELRAVDFVSRLIEDEKLSAEQYMKVHVHRITADELKPLQASSKVNAEWAFLTELKTIGRNAAESWVVQNFDAVGSHSTVNLRQEFI from the coding sequence ATGGCATCGCCAGCTCCCAAGCGGATCAATCTCGCCCTGCAGGGCGGCGGTGCTCACGGTGCCTTCACGTGGGGCGTTCTCGACTGGCTGCTGGAGGATAACCGCTTCCACATTGACGGGCTGACCGGAACGTCGGCGGGCGCAATGAATGCGGTGGTTCTGGCCAGTGGTTTTCAGGAAAACGGCGCAGAGGGCGCCCGCGAGAAACTGGATCAATTCTGGTGGGAAGTCAGCCAGCAAGCCTTCCTGAGCCCGATCAAACGTTCGCCCATCGATGTTGCGATGGGCCAATGGAGCCTCGACTTTTCGCCGAGCTACCTCGCCTTTGATCTCATGTCGCGCTTTTCCTCGCCCTATGAGTTCAACCCGCTCAACATCAATCCGCTGCGTGATGTGGTCGACCGGGTCGTCGACTTTGACAGGGTCCATCAATGCCAAGGGCTCAGGCTCTTCGTGGCGGCGACCAATGTCTATTCCGGCAAGATCCGCGTCTTCAGCGAGCGCGATGTCAACTTGGACGCGGTGATGGCTTCCGCCTGTCTCCCCCATCTCTTCCAAGCGGTGGAGATCGACGGAGAGCCTTACTGGGACGGAGGCTACATGGGAAATCCGCCGCTCTATCCACTGTTCTACAACACAGGCACCCCCGACATCGTCCTCATTCAGATCAATCCGGTCGAGCGGCGAGAGACGCCGAAAACCGCCCGCGAAATTCTCAATCGCGTCAATGAGATCACCTTCAACTCGACCCTGCTGCGCGAGCTTCGCGCGGTCGATTTCGTCAGCCGCCTGATCGAGGATGAAAAGCTCTCGGCCGAGCAATACATGAAGGTTCATGTCCACCGGATCACGGCGGACGAGCTCAAGCCCTTGCAGGCCTCCTCCAAGGTCAACGCCGAATGGGCGTTTCTGACTGAGCTGAAGACCATTGGCCGCAACGCAGCCGAGAGCTGGGTTGTCCAGAATTTCGACGCGGTCGGAAGCCACTCGACGGTCAATCTCCGTCAGGAGTTCATTTAA
- a CDS encoding pentapeptide repeat-containing protein yields MMQSNASIRALASALSLWLPLATLLAVTPAAAQSLDDIIAQNGCPDCDLRLRELRGLEITGGNFDEAILREADMKEVFIVESSFREADFRRAEVERAKLHYGDFTDASMRSVDLEKATLIGAKFFKADLRDADLNEASLSGADFTQVDMRNASMIRCDASNAIFHGAKMDQVDLERTNLTGADFSEARLKYSDLDRVFARGANFKDADLTGVRLSSADLTDADLTGANLSRALLRHTRLAGANLSGVSGLTQERIIGACGDDKTILPYGITLEPCT; encoded by the coding sequence ATGATGCAGTCAAACGCCAGCATACGAGCCTTGGCATCGGCTTTGAGCCTTTGGCTTCCGCTTGCGACTCTCCTGGCTGTGACGCCCGCCGCCGCACAAAGTCTTGACGACATCATCGCGCAAAATGGATGTCCGGACTGTGATCTGCGCCTGCGCGAGTTGCGGGGCCTGGAGATCACGGGCGGCAATTTCGACGAGGCCATTCTGCGGGAAGCCGACATGAAGGAAGTCTTCATCGTCGAAAGCAGCTTCCGCGAGGCCGATTTCCGGCGCGCTGAAGTGGAACGGGCCAAGCTCCATTATGGCGATTTCACCGACGCCTCCATGCGCTCCGTCGATCTCGAAAAGGCAACGCTCATCGGCGCCAAGTTTTTCAAGGCCGACCTGCGCGACGCCGACCTCAATGAAGCCTCGCTATCAGGCGCTGATTTCACCCAGGTCGACATGCGCAATGCCAGCATGATCCGCTGTGACGCCTCGAACGCGATATTTCACGGCGCCAAGATGGATCAGGTCGACCTGGAGCGGACCAATCTAACCGGCGCGGATTTTTCTGAAGCCCGTCTCAAGTATTCGGATCTGGATAGGGTCTTTGCGCGGGGAGCAAACTTCAAGGATGCGGATCTGACCGGCGTCCGGCTCTCAAGTGCCGACCTCACCGACGCAGACCTGACGGGCGCCAACTTGAGCCGTGCACTTCTGCGTCACACCCGTTTGGCCGGGGCAAATCTGTCGGGCGTGTCCGGACTAACCCAAGAGCGTATCATTGGCGCTTGCGGCGACGACAAGACGATCCTTCCCTACGGCATCACCCTCGAGCCTTGCACCTGA
- a CDS encoding MipA/OmpV family protein, whose product MTSVLKRFGLLLCASVAAGSVSAQDLSTGAPERQRQFEIDLGIGAMVKPRFSSSESYLVAPFPIISVGRFYVPGLGQVVDGRRKSGIFFFPSFGFVGERSSDDAKDLAGTKDVDWALELGLGGGYRTEHFRVFGELRQGINGHTGQVGQLGLDGILYPTDRLEFSIGPRASFASGEYMDTYFGVTSSEASASGGKLSAYNANAGFKSVGISARGSYDWNDTTRLHLQAGYDRLIGDAADSPITEQGSKDQFRIGMGVSYKFSFDLFK is encoded by the coding sequence ATGACATCAGTACTTAAACGCTTCGGACTGCTGCTTTGCGCGAGCGTCGCTGCAGGCAGTGTTTCGGCTCAGGACCTTTCGACAGGTGCACCAGAGCGTCAGCGGCAGTTCGAGATCGATCTCGGCATTGGTGCGATGGTCAAGCCGCGGTTTTCTTCCTCTGAATCCTATCTGGTCGCGCCCTTCCCAATTATTTCGGTTGGCCGGTTCTATGTACCGGGCCTTGGGCAGGTGGTCGACGGTCGGCGCAAGTCCGGTATATTCTTCTTCCCGTCCTTCGGCTTCGTCGGCGAGCGTAGTTCAGATGATGCCAAGGATCTTGCTGGCACCAAGGATGTTGACTGGGCGCTGGAGCTTGGCCTCGGCGGTGGCTATCGCACAGAGCATTTCCGTGTCTTCGGTGAGTTGCGCCAGGGCATCAACGGGCACACCGGCCAGGTTGGACAGCTCGGTCTGGATGGCATCCTCTATCCGACCGACCGCTTGGAGTTCAGCATCGGACCACGCGCTTCCTTCGCATCCGGCGAATATATGGACACTTACTTCGGCGTGACGTCTTCAGAAGCATCGGCGAGCGGCGGCAAGCTTTCGGCCTATAACGCCAACGCAGGCTTCAAGTCAGTCGGCATCTCCGCTCGCGGCAGTTACGATTGGAACGACACCACCCGTTTGCACTTACAGGCTGGCTATGACCGTCTGATCGGCGACGCTGCCGATAGCCCGATCACGGAGCAGGGCTCCAAAGACCAGTTCCGGATTGGTATGGGCGTCAGCTACAAGTTCTCTTTCGATCTCTTCAAGTAG
- a CDS encoding YggT family protein, which yields MQAILDVVLLVLNLYTYVIIASAIFSWLYAFNIVNSSNQVIATIGQTLYNLTEPALRPIRRVMPNLGGVDLSPIALLLGIFLIQNIIVRYIYPNVF from the coding sequence ATGCAAGCTATTCTCGACGTTGTTCTCCTGGTGTTGAACCTCTACACCTACGTGATCATCGCCAGCGCGATCTTCTCTTGGCTTTACGCCTTCAACATCGTGAACTCGAGCAATCAGGTCATCGCGACCATTGGGCAGACCCTCTATAATCTGACCGAGCCGGCCTTGCGTCCAATCCGACGCGTGATGCCGAACCTTGGTGGCGTCGATCTTTCGCCGATCGCCCTGCTCCTTGGCATCTTCCTGATCCAGAACATCATCGTCCGCTACATCTATCCCAACGTCTTTTAA
- a CDS encoding DUF167 family protein — MEVFADGRAALKAYVYAVPEKGSANTALVKLISKTLKLPKSAISLETEATARGRLFA, encoded by the coding sequence ATGGAAGTGTTTGCGGATGGGCGAGCCGCGCTCAAAGCCTATGTGTACGCCGTTCCCGAAAAGGGCAGCGCCAACACTGCCCTCGTAAAACTGATTTCCAAGACCCTCAAGCTGCCCAAGTCCGCGATCTCACTGGAGACCGAAGCCACCGCACGCGGAAGACTCTTCGCCTAG
- a CDS encoding Trm112 family protein, with translation MADAESAQPVDRKVDRKLLELLVCPVTKTTLEYDEEHQELISRAAKLAYPIRNGIPIMLAEEARPLEV, from the coding sequence ATGGCCGACGCTGAATCTGCCCAGCCCGTTGATCGCAAGGTCGATCGCAAGTTGTTGGAACTTCTCGTCTGTCCGGTAACTAAGACGACGCTGGAGTATGATGAAGAGCATCAGGAACTGATTTCGCGTGCGGCGAAGCTCGCCTACCCAATCCGCAATGGCATTCCAATCATGCTTGCGGAAGAGGCCCGGCCTCTGGAGGTCTGA
- a CDS encoding LON peptidase substrate-binding domain-containing protein produces the protein MQAGNAIYEMIADLPPVLPVFPLSGALLLPRTQLPLNIFEPRYIDMIDAALGGNRLIGMVQPEPALRQQEDDVPVLARIGCVGRLTSFQESGDGRYLVTLQGVMRFAVGRELDAITAFRQVEADFAPFAQDLQSGVGEEEVDRNSLLKALRDYLDANNMEADWESVSEAETEVLVNALCMMCPYGPQEKQALLEARDLKMRAETLIAITEMDLARTQNDGSTTLQ, from the coding sequence ATGCAGGCGGGAAATGCCATTTATGAAATGATTGCGGATTTGCCGCCGGTCTTGCCCGTTTTCCCCCTTTCGGGTGCGTTGCTCTTGCCGCGCACCCAGCTGCCTTTGAACATCTTTGAGCCGCGTTACATTGATATGATCGACGCGGCTCTTGGGGGCAACCGGTTGATCGGTATGGTGCAACCGGAACCTGCGCTTCGACAACAAGAAGATGATGTGCCCGTGCTTGCCCGGATCGGATGCGTCGGACGGTTGACCAGCTTTCAGGAGTCGGGCGATGGCCGCTATCTGGTCACTCTCCAGGGTGTGATGCGCTTTGCGGTCGGACGCGAGCTTGATGCGATTACTGCGTTTCGCCAGGTGGAAGCAGATTTTGCGCCCTTCGCGCAGGACCTTCAGTCCGGAGTGGGCGAAGAAGAGGTCGATCGGAACAGTCTTCTCAAAGCGTTGAGGGACTATCTCGATGCCAACAACATGGAGGCAGACTGGGAGAGCGTTTCAGAGGCCGAGACCGAAGTCCTGGTCAATGCGCTTTGCATGATGTGCCCCTATGGCCCGCAGGAAAAACAAGCGCTTCTGGAAGCGCGTGATCTGAAGATGCGTGCTGAAACCCTGATTGCGATCACCGAGATGGATCTGGCCCGAACGCAAAATGACGGCAGCACTACTTTGCAATAA
- the trxA gene encoding thioredoxin, translating to MSTGNYSMGGQIGAGFGGSMGGSGYGGGGGNGPAAGGDLVFDVTTQNFMQDVMEASRSQPILVDFWAPWCGPCKQLTPVIEGAVKAAGGAVRLAKMNIDDHPEIAGQLGIQSIPAVIAFKDGQPVDGFMGAKSDSEVKAFIEKLGGQAPVSQTEAFLEQAAGLLEAKDFGQAAQLFGAVMQMEPDNVQAICGLAQCYLGADETERATQALEMVPEDKQDDPAYVAAKAALELAEQAKALGDLAELQARIDKDPLDLQARFDLALGLNGKGDKNAAVDQLIEIVRRDREWNEDGARKQLLQFFEAWGFKEPASAYGRRKLSAVLFS from the coding sequence ATGAGCACTGGCAATTACTCAATGGGCGGCCAAATTGGCGCCGGTTTTGGCGGCAGCATGGGCGGAAGCGGTTACGGCGGCGGCGGTGGTAATGGTCCGGCCGCTGGGGGCGATCTGGTCTTCGATGTGACCACGCAGAACTTCATGCAGGACGTCATGGAAGCCTCGCGCAGCCAGCCGATCCTCGTTGATTTCTGGGCGCCCTGGTGCGGTCCATGCAAGCAGTTGACGCCTGTTATTGAGGGCGCTGTGAAGGCTGCAGGCGGAGCAGTCCGTCTGGCCAAGATGAACATCGATGACCACCCGGAGATCGCTGGTCAGCTGGGCATCCAGTCCATCCCGGCCGTGATCGCGTTCAAGGACGGTCAGCCGGTTGACGGCTTCATGGGCGCCAAGTCCGACAGCGAAGTGAAGGCTTTTATTGAAAAGCTGGGTGGCCAGGCTCCGGTCAGTCAGACCGAGGCGTTTCTCGAGCAGGCGGCTGGTCTTCTCGAGGCGAAGGATTTCGGCCAAGCGGCGCAGCTGTTCGGCGCAGTCATGCAGATGGAGCCGGACAACGTGCAGGCAATCTGCGGGCTGGCCCAGTGTTACCTTGGCGCAGACGAGACCGAACGGGCGACGCAGGCTCTGGAGATGGTGCCGGAAGACAAGCAGGACGACCCTGCCTATGTCGCGGCGAAAGCCGCTCTTGAACTGGCAGAACAGGCCAAAGCCCTTGGCGATCTGGCGGAGCTGCAGGCCCGCATCGACAAGGATCCTCTGGATCTTCAGGCCCGTTTCGACCTGGCACTTGGCCTCAATGGCAAGGGCGACAAGAACGCTGCGGTGGATCAGCTGATCGAAATTGTCCGCCGTGACCGCGAATGGAATGAAGACGGTGCGCGCAAGCAGCTTCTGCAGTTCTTTGAAGCCTGGGGTTTCAAGGAACCAGCTTCCGCCTATGGGCGGCGCAAGCTGTCGGCCGTTCTGTTTTCTTGA
- a CDS encoding YbaK/EbsC family protein has translation MPASRNDLMDFFATHGIEVTTLDHQPVFTVAESGDLHDRIAGGHTKNLFLKDKKGRLFLMVALHDATIDLKKIHQIIGAQGRVSFGNADLLMETLGVTPGSVTPFSLINDREGQNVTPIFDAAMMQHKVLNYHPLLNDATTSIAREDLLKFAEACGHLPQVLAVSAEAQELGL, from the coding sequence ATGCCGGCAAGCCGCAACGACCTAATGGACTTTTTCGCCACGCACGGCATCGAGGTGACGACGCTCGACCATCAGCCGGTCTTCACTGTTGCGGAATCCGGCGACCTGCATGATCGCATTGCTGGCGGCCATACGAAAAACCTGTTTTTGAAGGATAAGAAGGGACGCCTCTTCCTGATGGTTGCCCTTCATGATGCGACGATCGACCTGAAAAAGATCCACCAGATCATCGGCGCTCAGGGCCGGGTGTCCTTTGGCAATGCGGATCTCCTCATGGAGACGCTCGGTGTGACGCCGGGGTCGGTGACGCCCTTTTCGCTGATCAACGATCGGGAGGGTCAAAACGTGACGCCGATTTTTGACGCCGCCATGATGCAGCACAAGGTGCTCAACTATCACCCGCTGCTAAATGATGCGACGACCTCGATCGCGCGCGAAGATCTTTTGAAATTTGCCGAAGCATGTGGACATTTGCCCCAGGTGCTTGCGGTGAGCGCCGAGGCGCAGGAACTGGGTTTGTAA
- a CDS encoding cytochrome c: protein MKIFRTRVLMVALSLAALPLLSTPGTAADRANGKVLALKWCSACHLVSKDQPVVNDASLASFYELATEDAISEATLKTFLADPHPQMPGMSLSNMETADIARYIKTLEP, encoded by the coding sequence ATGAAAATATTCAGGACGCGCGTCTTAATGGTCGCCCTGTCGCTCGCCGCCTTGCCGCTGCTTTCGACACCTGGCACAGCGGCAGACAGGGCAAACGGCAAGGTCCTCGCCCTGAAATGGTGTTCGGCTTGCCATCTGGTCTCAAAGGACCAGCCGGTTGTGAACGACGCTTCGCTTGCAAGCTTTTACGAGCTGGCCACAGAGGACGCGATCTCCGAGGCGACGTTGAAGACCTTCCTCGCCGACCCGCATCCGCAAATGCCCGGCATGAGCCTCTCCAACATGGAGACTGCTGACATTGCCCGCTACATCAAGACGCTGGAGCCTTGA
- a CDS encoding endonuclease/exonuclease/phosphatase family protein, which yields MRLATFNLESFGEDRFRPANLGPRLSALRPRLIELDADILCLQEVNAQKPLGEKRRDFAALDLLLAETPYADFNRAAGQRPDLLGPADRHNLLVLSRYPIDEVQVLYHARVEPPLWRPKTTGADDICEDLMRFDRPILQVKLDIGAEQSLHLFVVHLRAPIAAALPGGKSGASCWKSSSAWAEGYFLSTMKRTAQALDLRLAIDALFDKEPDALIAAAGDFNATEDASALRLICADPEDTGNQDLATRQMYQVDGILPAEERRTVLHNGRGQALDHIVVSTSLRRRVAGIHVFNEQLTDELKDAETDVQEGSFHAAVCAELAL from the coding sequence ATGCGCCTTGCGACCTTCAATCTGGAGTCTTTCGGCGAGGATCGGTTCAGGCCGGCCAATCTGGGGCCACGGCTTTCGGCTCTGCGTCCTCGGCTGATCGAACTGGATGCGGATATTCTTTGTCTGCAGGAGGTGAATGCGCAGAAGCCGCTCGGCGAAAAGCGGCGCGACTTTGCCGCTCTGGACCTTCTTCTTGCCGAAACGCCTTATGCGGATTTCAACCGCGCCGCCGGCCAAAGGCCCGATCTCCTGGGGCCGGCTGACCGGCACAATCTTCTCGTGCTGTCCCGCTATCCGATCGACGAGGTTCAGGTTCTCTATCATGCAAGGGTTGAGCCGCCGCTCTGGCGGCCGAAAACGACGGGTGCGGACGACATCTGCGAAGACCTCATGCGGTTCGACCGCCCGATCCTGCAGGTGAAGCTGGACATCGGCGCAGAGCAGTCCTTGCATCTTTTTGTGGTGCATTTGCGTGCTCCGATCGCTGCGGCTTTGCCCGGCGGAAAGTCTGGGGCGAGCTGCTGGAAAAGCAGTTCGGCCTGGGCGGAAGGGTATTTTCTGTCGACGATGAAGCGAACGGCTCAGGCGCTGGACCTGAGGTTGGCCATTGATGCCCTGTTCGACAAGGAGCCGGATGCCTTGATTGCGGCGGCAGGCGACTTCAATGCGACCGAGGACGCGAGCGCTCTCAGGCTGATCTGCGCGGATCCGGAGGATACCGGAAATCAGGATCTGGCCACGCGTCAGATGTATCAGGTTGATGGGATTTTGCCGGCGGAAGAACGCCGCACTGTGCTGCATAACGGCCGGGGGCAGGCGCTTGACCATATTGTGGTCAGCACATCGCTTAGGAGACGCGTGGCCGGAATTCACGTTTTCAATGAGCAGCTTACCGACGAACTCAAGGACGCGGAGACAGATGTGCAGGAGGGCTCGTTTCATGCGGCGGTCTGTGCGGAACTCGCTCTCTGA
- a CDS encoding YchJ family metal-binding protein, translated as MCCEPFLTSRARPETAEELMRSRYSAYVRENIPYLKETLWPKFQSSFDSAATAKWASESHWTGLKVLGGTKGAASDREGTVLFEASYLAGGKLVTHRENSLFRKKSGRWYYLEAVPTP; from the coding sequence CTGTGCTGCGAACCCTTTCTCACCAGCCGTGCAAGACCTGAAACGGCGGAAGAATTGATGCGTTCGCGCTACAGTGCCTATGTCCGCGAAAACATTCCCTATCTGAAGGAAACGCTTTGGCCGAAGTTCCAATCGTCCTTTGATTCTGCCGCGACAGCAAAATGGGCGTCGGAAAGCCACTGGACCGGCCTCAAGGTTCTCGGCGGCACGAAAGGTGCGGCGAGTGACCGGGAGGGAACGGTGCTGTTCGAAGCAAGCTATCTTGCAGGCGGCAAACTGGTGACCCATCGGGAAAACAGCCTGTTCAGGAAAAAATCCGGGCGCTGGTACTACCTGGAAGCAGTCCCAACGCCCTGA
- a CDS encoding SDR family oxidoreductase — protein MTHDKLALVQGGSSGIGLATAFRLAKAGYDLVLTGRHMTKLEQARNDILAQADAEVGTWRVDVTEQSDLTELMRQIEGLDRPVAALVNASGAFSPKPFLDHTVEDYDYYHAFNRAAFMVTQAVAANMAEGGGGSIVNIGSMWAHQAVKATPSSAYSMAKAGLHAMTQHLAMELGDKGIRVNAVAPAVVETPIYGAFIPPAEISQTLKAGFDAFHPIGRIGTADDVAATIAFLLSDEAAWVTGAVWDVDGGVMAGRN, from the coding sequence ATGACGCATGACAAACTGGCCCTCGTTCAGGGAGGGTCCTCGGGCATCGGGCTCGCAACGGCTTTTCGATTGGCCAAGGCCGGCTATGATTTGGTTCTTACGGGTCGTCATATGACCAAGCTGGAACAAGCCAGAAATGACATCCTTGCGCAAGCAGATGCCGAGGTTGGTACCTGGCGGGTGGATGTTACCGAACAGAGTGACCTTACCGAGCTCATGCGCCAGATTGAGGGCCTGGATCGTCCTGTTGCGGCGTTGGTCAATGCCTCGGGCGCATTCAGCCCCAAGCCGTTCCTGGATCACACTGTCGAGGACTATGACTATTATCATGCCTTCAATCGCGCGGCCTTCATGGTGACGCAGGCAGTTGCCGCGAACATGGCGGAAGGCGGTGGCGGATCCATCGTCAACATTGGCTCCATGTGGGCCCATCAGGCTGTCAAGGCGACGCCTTCGTCCGCCTATTCCATGGCAAAGGCAGGCCTTCATGCGATGACCCAACATCTGGCCATGGAGCTAGGTGATAAGGGCATTCGCGTGAATGCTGTTGCGCCTGCTGTCGTGGAAACGCCGATTTACGGAGCTTTCATTCCGCCTGCAGAAATCTCTCAAACCTTGAAGGCGGGTTTCGACGCATTCCATCCCATCGGTCGCATTGGTACAGCAGATGATGTCGCCGCAACCATCGCATTCCTGTTGTCCGATGAAGCTGCTTGGGTCACCGGAGCAGTGTGGGATGTCGACGGAGGCGTGATGGCGGGTCGCAACTGA
- a CDS encoding TetR/AcrR family transcriptional regulator has protein sequence MSKKTSQTEDRLLDLAESLIRKNGYNGFSFRELAAGIGVKSSSVHYYFPTKAHLGAKVARRYTDRFVALLEKNLASAGPGLTADAILDRLHALFRKALTEDGQMCLCGVLAAEAAGLPEEVAMETRTFFSRLSQCLEDALAQTTWGQGQSAQARRGAALKALALYEGALLVARLNGSTELFDLIEADRLEA, from the coding sequence ATGTCGAAAAAAACCAGCCAGACGGAAGACCGCCTTCTTGATCTTGCAGAGAGTCTGATCCGAAAGAACGGTTACAACGGCTTCAGCTTTCGAGAGCTCGCCGCAGGCATTGGGGTCAAGAGCTCAAGCGTGCACTACTATTTTCCCACGAAGGCACATCTCGGGGCCAAGGTTGCAAGGCGCTATACAGACCGTTTTGTCGCCCTGCTCGAAAAGAATCTCGCTTCCGCCGGACCGGGTCTCACAGCCGACGCGATCCTCGACCGTTTGCATGCCCTCTTTCGCAAAGCGCTGACGGAAGACGGACAAATGTGTCTCTGTGGCGTTCTTGCCGCCGAGGCCGCGGGATTGCCAGAAGAAGTCGCCATGGAAACACGCACATTTTTCAGCCGGCTCAGCCAATGCCTGGAAGATGCGCTTGCTCAGACGACATGGGGCCAAGGTCAAAGCGCGCAAGCCCGGCGCGGGGCAGCGCTCAAAGCACTCGCGCTCTACGAAGGAGCCCTGCTTGTCGCCCGCCTTAACGGATCTACTGAGTTGTTCGACCTGATCGAGGCCGATCGCCTTGAGGCCTGA